The Bacteroidales bacterium nucleotide sequence AGCGTTTACCTCCAGTTTCTACAAGGTCCTCTACGAAAAAAAGGATCATCTTCCCGTTCTTCTAAGGAAAGCATTTGATGAACTGGATCAGATTTTTCATTCAAAAGAATTCAGGGATATCATTCATCAACAGGTAAAAAAGAAGCCTTCCATCCGTGAAATTCTTGTTGCCGACAGAGTTCTCCGAACCTCCCTCAAACCAAATATTATCAGAATCACTGCCTGGTATTATGAACTGGATGCCCTGCTTGCCATGGCGAAAGCAACCCATCACCATCATTTTACTTTTCCTCTGTTCAGTAACAAAGATGAGGTTCATCTGGTGGCGGAAGGACTGTATCATCCCTTACTTACAAATCCGGTGCCTGTTGACCTTGCGATTCAAAAAGACAGGAATTTTGTTTTTCTTACAGGTCCGAACATGTCCGGTAAAACCACCTTCCTTAAATCGCTCGGCCTTGCCGTTTATTTTGCGCACCTTGGAATGGGCGTTCCGGCCTCCCGCCTTGAACTGACATACTTCGACCGAATGTTTACCAGCATAACAATCACAGACAATATTCTGGCCGGATACAGCTTTTTTTTCAGCGAAGTGGCCCGAATAAAAGACCTTGGGGCTTATTTGAACAAAAAGGAAAAAGTATGCGTCATTTTTGATGAATTATTCCGTGGCACCAATGTTACTGATGCCTATGACGCAACCATCCTGATTATTGAGAAACTGGTCCAATGGAAAAGCAGTATATTTGTTGTCTCCAGCCATCTGCTCGAAGTTTGGAATAAAATAAGCCATTTTAAAAATATTCAGAGCGTATGCTTTGAATCATTTGTTGAAGAGGAAGAGCCGGTATTTACGTATAAACTGCTTCCCGGGGTAAGCAATCTCCGGTTGGGCCTGAAAATTATTCAGAAAGAAGGATTAACTGAACTGCTTCAAAATAAGGATTCCGATGATCACATTGAAAATTCCAGGTCGTAAGACCTTACATATCAAGCATATTGTGCTCGATTACAACGGCACCCTGGCAACTGACGGGATTATTCCCGACGAAGTTAAATTGTTGTTGGAGGAAATTGGCAAACAGGCAGGAATTCATATTCTTACGGCCGACACCTTTGGAAACGCACAAAGTGAATTTGCGGGCATTGACTGCACGCTGGTGATTCTTGCATCTTCAGAACAGGACCAACAAAAGGAAGCCTATGTGAAAAAACTGGGGGCCAAAAAGGTTATCGCCATTGGCAATGGCAGGAATGATGTACGGATGCTGAAAACAGCCGCCCTTGGGATTGCTGTCGTTCAGAAAGAAGGAGCTGCGGCCCGGGCACTGAAAGCCGCTGACATTATTTGTACCAGCATAACAGACGCACTGGAGCTTCTGCGTCATCCCATGCGCATTATAGCAACACTGAGGAACTGATTATGAAATCCACATATTTTTACAAACACAAACACAACGGTAAAAAAATCACGAACATGTGGGTTCCATCATACCATTGAAAATCAATTTTATTGCGATGAAAAAAATTCCTCTTTCTGAAAACCATAACCGGTCAGTTTCAGCCTCTCTGTATATGGTAGAACGGCTGATTAATGAACTCGAAAATGATCTGAACCATCCTTCAGACATGATTCTTTCGCAGGTGATTTATGATGTGGAAGACAAAGATAAGGAACACTTTCTTGCCATCATAAGGGAAATAAAGGAACATATCAGAATGCTGTCTGAAAAGTACAACCTGCGAACAAGGGAGTTGCTTTTCAGCCAGTTGCTTCAGGCCAAAAAATCGGGAATCTGGGTGATTTTATGCGACACCACATCGCAAAGGCTGAAGGGCTACGGTACCTTTCCAAAAGAATATGCCGAAGAATTCGACAATGATATAGCCAGATT carries:
- a CDS encoding HAD hydrolase family protein → MITLKIPGRKTLHIKHIVLDYNGTLATDGIIPDEVKLLLEEIGKQAGIHILTADTFGNAQSEFAGIDCTLVILASSEQDQQKEAYVKKLGAKKVIAIGNGRNDVRMLKTAALGIAVVQKEGAAARALKAADIICTSITDALELLRHPMRIIATLRN